A portion of the uncultured Draconibacterium sp. genome contains these proteins:
- a CDS encoding aconitate hydratase, with protein sequence MFDLDLVKKVYSELPEKVKQAKGLLNKPMTYAEKILYSHLFAAQELAAFKRGADYVDFAPDRVAMQDATAQMTLLQFINSGKKRTAVPSTVHCDHLIQAQVEGKTDLSVSKNANKEVFDFLESVSNKYGIGFWKPGAGIIHQVVLENYAFPGGMMIGTDSHTVNAGGLGMVAIGVGGADAVDVMAGMAWELKMPKMIGVKLTGKLSGWAAPKDVILKVAGILTVKGGTGAIIEYFGEGAKSLSATGKGTICNMGAEVGATTSIFAYDESMERYLRATGRAEVADAANGVKEYLDADAEVYANPEKYYDQLIEINLSELEPHVNGPFTPDRATPISKMKEEAEANGWPMDISVGLIGSCTNSSYEDISRAASIAKQAEEKGLIAKSEFTVTPGSEQVRYTIERDGFIDTFEKIGGKVFANACGPCIGQWARPGAEKGEKNTIVHSFNRNFSKRADGNPNTHAFVTSPELVTALAIAGRLDFNPATDTLTNKNGEEVKLDLPTGEELPGKGFAVEDPGFQAPAKDGSNVEVNVADDSNRLQLLYPFEAWDGKNISGAKLLIKAQGKCTTDHISMAGPWLRFRGHLDNISNNMLIGAVNAFNEETNKVKNQLTGEYDAVPAVQRQYKAEGIPTVVVGDHNYGEGSSREHAAMEPRHLGVKAVIVKSFARIHETNLKKQGMLGLTFDNENDYDLIQEDDSFNFVDLVDFAPDKPLTVEVVHADGSKDTIKVNHTYNSQQIEWFKAGSALNLIKKQNA encoded by the coding sequence ATGTTTGATTTAGACCTAGTAAAAAAAGTGTATTCAGAACTTCCCGAAAAGGTAAAACAAGCCAAAGGGCTTCTGAATAAACCGATGACGTACGCAGAAAAAATTCTTTATTCTCACCTGTTTGCAGCGCAGGAATTAGCTGCCTTTAAACGCGGAGCAGATTATGTTGATTTTGCTCCCGACAGAGTAGCCATGCAGGACGCCACTGCGCAGATGACATTACTTCAATTTATTAACTCAGGGAAAAAGCGGACAGCCGTTCCGTCAACTGTGCATTGCGACCACTTGATTCAGGCGCAGGTTGAAGGAAAAACCGACTTGTCAGTTTCAAAAAACGCCAATAAAGAAGTTTTTGATTTCCTGGAATCCGTTTCGAATAAATACGGAATAGGTTTCTGGAAACCGGGAGCCGGTATTATCCATCAGGTGGTTCTGGAAAATTATGCATTCCCGGGTGGAATGATGATCGGAACCGACTCGCACACCGTTAACGCGGGTGGCCTTGGAATGGTTGCTATTGGAGTTGGTGGTGCCGACGCCGTTGATGTGATGGCAGGAATGGCCTGGGAGTTGAAAATGCCAAAAATGATCGGGGTAAAACTCACCGGTAAACTAAGTGGCTGGGCGGCTCCTAAAGATGTTATTCTTAAAGTGGCCGGAATTCTTACCGTTAAAGGTGGAACAGGTGCCATTATCGAATATTTTGGTGAAGGTGCAAAATCGCTTTCAGCAACCGGAAAAGGAACCATTTGCAACATGGGTGCCGAAGTAGGTGCTACCACAAGTATTTTTGCTTACGACGAAAGTATGGAGCGTTATTTACGCGCTACAGGTCGTGCAGAAGTGGCTGATGCTGCCAACGGTGTAAAAGAATACCTGGATGCCGATGCGGAAGTATATGCAAATCCGGAAAAATATTACGACCAGCTGATCGAGATCAATCTTTCGGAACTGGAGCCACACGTAAACGGACCATTTACTCCCGACCGTGCGACGCCTATCTCGAAAATGAAAGAGGAAGCCGAAGCCAACGGATGGCCAATGGATATTTCAGTTGGATTGATCGGTAGTTGTACCAACTCATCGTACGAAGATATTTCGCGGGCTGCATCGATTGCCAAACAAGCCGAAGAAAAAGGTTTGATTGCAAAATCGGAATTTACCGTTACCCCGGGATCGGAGCAGGTACGTTACACCATCGAACGCGATGGATTTATCGATACGTTCGAGAAAATTGGCGGAAAAGTATTTGCCAATGCCTGTGGACCATGTATCGGTCAGTGGGCGCGCCCCGGAGCAGAAAAGGGAGAGAAAAACACGATTGTACACTCGTTCAACCGTAACTTCTCGAAACGTGCCGACGGTAACCCGAATACCCACGCTTTTGTAACATCGCCCGAGCTGGTAACAGCGCTGGCCATTGCAGGACGACTCGATTTTAATCCTGCCACCGACACGCTGACCAACAAAAACGGCGAAGAGGTAAAACTCGACCTTCCAACAGGTGAGGAATTGCCAGGCAAAGGTTTCGCTGTTGAAGATCCGGGATTTCAGGCACCTGCAAAAGATGGATCGAACGTTGAGGTAAATGTAGCTGACGACTCAAATCGTCTGCAACTGTTGTATCCGTTTGAAGCCTGGGACGGCAAAAATATTTCGGGCGCAAAACTATTGATAAAAGCACAGGGAAAATGTACCACCGACCACATTTCAATGGCCGGACCGTGGTTACGTTTCCGTGGACACTTAGATAATATTTCGAATAACATGCTGATTGGTGCCGTTAACGCGTTTAACGAAGAAACCAACAAAGTAAAGAATCAGCTTACCGGCGAATACGATGCCGTTCCTGCTGTTCAGCGACAGTACAAAGCCGAAGGAATTCCAACGGTTGTAGTTGGCGATCATAACTACGGTGAAGGATCGTCGCGCGAGCACGCTGCGATGGAACCTCGTCATTTAGGTGTAAAAGCTGTAATTGTTAAATCGTTTGCACGTATCCACGAAACAAACCTGAAAAAACAGGGAATGTTGGGATTGACTTTCGATAACGAAAACGATTACGATCTGATTCAGGAAGACGACAGCTTCAACTTTGTTGACCTGGTTGATTTTGCACCTGACAAACCATTGACTGTTGAAGTAGTTCATGCAGATGGATCGAAAGATACCATTAAAGTGAACCATACGTATAATTCTCAACAGATTGAATGGTTCAAGGCAGGATCAGCGTTGAATCTTATCAAAAAACAAAACGCGTGA
- the crtI gene encoding phytoene desaturase family protein — translation MKKKVLIVGAGIGGLATAIRLVKNGYEVEILEKNEQAGGRLNQIKKDGFTFDTGPSFFSMSYEFEEFAKECGIQLPFEYVELDPLYTVNFRGDDKTYFLYKDIDKLAGQFADIEPDFKEKFERYMDKAGALFHDTVDIVIKQNFDSLAGYVWALMRVNPVHIPVLFKSFWNHVTRYFSSSQAQQIISLVAFFLGRTPFDTMGIYSLLSYTEFKHDGYYNVKGGMYKIVEGFVDVLNKENVKILYNTEIKGFTEDNGALKSLTDQNGKSWSADSYLINSDAAWFRGNIFNRPAYAPAKLDKMSWTMGYLTFYIGLKCKLPQVNHHNYYLGTNYKDYAENVMKNPGTLQKPYYYVNVLSKHNNDCAPEGCESLFFVCPVPNLYFKQDWSDKDQIVDSIIEDFSERIGQDITNEIVSRTIYTPQVWQNRFNLHRGAGLGLSHNMNQIGIMRPRNIDEKYKNVFYVGASTVPGAGIPMAIISSKLAFKRIQQHVS, via the coding sequence ATGAAGAAAAAGGTTTTGATAGTAGGTGCCGGCATCGGCGGGCTGGCCACAGCAATCCGATTGGTAAAAAACGGCTACGAGGTTGAGATTCTGGAAAAGAATGAACAAGCCGGCGGAAGGCTAAACCAGATTAAAAAAGATGGTTTTACTTTTGATACCGGTCCAAGTTTTTTCAGCATGTCGTACGAGTTTGAAGAATTTGCCAAAGAATGTGGCATTCAGCTTCCGTTCGAATACGTGGAACTGGATCCGCTGTACACCGTAAATTTCAGGGGCGACGATAAAACCTATTTCTTATACAAAGACATTGATAAACTGGCCGGACAATTTGCCGATATAGAACCTGATTTTAAAGAAAAGTTTGAACGCTACATGGACAAAGCCGGTGCGCTTTTCCACGACACTGTCGACATTGTTATCAAACAAAACTTCGATTCGCTGGCAGGTTATGTCTGGGCCTTAATGCGCGTAAACCCGGTGCATATTCCCGTATTGTTTAAAAGCTTCTGGAACCACGTTACCAGGTATTTTTCTTCATCGCAGGCACAGCAAATTATATCGCTGGTAGCCTTTTTCCTCGGCCGCACTCCTTTCGATACCATGGGGATTTACAGCCTGCTTTCGTACACCGAATTTAAACACGATGGTTACTACAACGTAAAAGGCGGAATGTATAAAATCGTTGAAGGTTTTGTGGATGTGCTCAATAAGGAAAACGTAAAAATACTTTACAACACCGAGATAAAAGGATTTACAGAAGATAACGGAGCACTTAAATCGCTGACTGACCAAAATGGTAAATCATGGTCGGCCGACAGTTACCTGATCAATTCGGATGCGGCGTGGTTCAGAGGTAATATTTTTAATCGCCCTGCTTATGCTCCCGCCAAACTCGACAAAATGAGCTGGACAATGGGCTACCTGACTTTTTACATCGGGCTGAAATGCAAACTGCCACAGGTAAATCATCACAACTACTACCTGGGAACGAATTATAAAGACTATGCCGAGAATGTGATGAAGAATCCGGGAACCTTGCAAAAGCCCTATTATTATGTAAATGTATTATCAAAGCATAATAACGATTGTGCTCCCGAAGGTTGCGAAAGCCTGTTTTTTGTGTGCCCCGTGCCCAACCTCTATTTCAAACAAGACTGGTCGGACAAAGACCAGATCGTAGACAGTATCATTGAAGACTTCTCTGAAAGGATTGGACAAGACATAACAAACGAAATCGTATCGCGAACCATTTATACGCCTCAGGTTTGGCAAAACCGCTTTAATTTACATCGCGGAGCCGGACTCGGACTTTCGCACAATATGAACCAAATTGGCATCATGCGCCCACGCAATATTGACGAGAAATATAAAAACGTTTTCTATGTTGGTGCATCAACCGTTCCCGGTGCCGGAATACCGATGGCTATAATCAGCTCTAAGCTAGCTTTTAAGCGCATCCAGCAACATGTTTCATAA
- a CDS encoding glycosyltransferase family 2 protein: MIIIAWIIFAFTAIQLLVVLLNTFFRQPLPTCPEDFNPLVSILIPARNEEQNIGRLLQAIQKQDWQNFEVLVFNDQSTDKTAQIVEDLSKNDQRIHVINSKGLPDGWLGKNFGCYSLAQKAKGHYFLFLDADVHISDSIIAGTVAKVQKHKLGLLSIFPKQNMHSWGELLTVPNMNFILLSLLPLIFVRVLPFSSMAAANGQFMLFDAKAYRETQPHQTFRNNKVEDISIAQSFKQKGIRIACLAGNPSISCRMYSSFAEAVNGFSKNVIMFFGNSGFLAVLFWLITTFGFIPLAMLLPMKFIISYFIMLVLTRFFISLVSHQNPLKNLVLAIPQQVVLGIFIITAFLNKSKKAYQWKGRIVS, from the coding sequence ATGATAATTATTGCCTGGATCATATTCGCTTTTACAGCTATTCAACTTCTTGTTGTTTTGCTGAATACTTTTTTCAGGCAGCCACTCCCAACTTGTCCTGAGGATTTTAATCCGCTTGTTTCTATTCTTATTCCGGCGCGCAATGAAGAGCAAAACATTGGCCGTTTACTCCAGGCTATTCAAAAACAAGACTGGCAAAATTTCGAAGTGCTGGTTTTTAATGATCAGTCGACTGATAAAACCGCGCAAATCGTAGAAGACCTTTCTAAAAACGACCAGCGTATTCATGTCATTAATTCAAAAGGACTTCCTGATGGTTGGCTGGGGAAAAACTTTGGTTGTTACTCCTTAGCGCAAAAAGCAAAAGGGCATTACTTCCTTTTCCTTGATGCCGATGTTCATATTTCCGATTCGATAATTGCAGGAACAGTTGCCAAAGTGCAAAAACACAAGCTTGGCTTACTCTCCATTTTCCCGAAACAAAACATGCACAGTTGGGGCGAATTACTGACCGTCCCGAATATGAATTTTATCTTGCTCAGTTTATTACCACTGATTTTTGTGCGCGTGCTGCCCTTTTCATCCATGGCGGCAGCCAACGGACAGTTTATGCTTTTCGATGCAAAAGCATATCGGGAAACACAACCGCACCAAACTTTTCGAAACAATAAAGTAGAAGACATCTCCATTGCGCAATCCTTTAAACAAAAAGGAATTCGAATCGCATGTTTAGCGGGCAATCCTTCTATCTCCTGTCGGATGTACAGTTCTTTTGCCGAAGCAGTAAATGGTTTCTCAAAAAATGTAATTATGTTCTTCGGAAACTCCGGGTTTTTGGCGGTTCTTTTCTGGCTGATTACAACATTCGGATTTATTCCGCTTGCAATGCTACTGCCAATGAAATTTATAATAAGTTATTTTATAATGTTGGTACTAACCCGCTTTTTTATCAGTCTTGTAAGTCATCAAAACCCGTTAAAAAACCTCGTACTGGCCATTCCTCAGCAAGTGGTTCTGGGGATTTTCATCATAACAGCATTTCTCAACAAATCAAAAAAAGCCTACCAATGGAAAGGACGAATCGTATCATAA
- a CDS encoding 1-acyl-sn-glycerol-3-phosphate acyltransferase produces MRRHFKSVVINGDVKDKGLPILLICNHVSWWDGIWTLYTNQQLFKRKYHFMMLEKELRKNWFFQYTGGFSIKKRSKSIIETFDYTAELLSDAQNLVLLFPQGNIKSIYQNQFEFEKGIEKILQRTKNEIQIIFQANLIDYFADAKPNAFFFLQQYTGAYELKKLETTYNIFYKQCMEAQAKKEI; encoded by the coding sequence ATGAGACGACACTTTAAGTCCGTTGTAATTAATGGAGACGTGAAAGACAAAGGATTACCGATCCTACTGATCTGTAATCACGTGAGTTGGTGGGACGGAATATGGACTTTGTACACCAATCAACAATTGTTTAAACGGAAATACCATTTTATGATGTTGGAAAAGGAACTTCGTAAAAACTGGTTTTTTCAATATACCGGTGGCTTTTCCATCAAAAAACGATCGAAGTCAATTATTGAAACCTTTGATTACACCGCTGAATTATTGTCGGATGCACAGAACCTGGTTTTGCTATTTCCGCAGGGAAACATAAAAAGCATCTACCAAAACCAATTTGAGTTTGAGAAGGGAATTGAAAAAATTCTGCAGCGAACAAAAAACGAAATCCAGATTATTTTTCAGGCCAATCTCATCGATTATTTTGCCGATGCCAAACCCAATGCCTTTTTCTTCCTGCAGCAATACACCGGTGCATACGAACTAAAAAAGCTGGAAACTACCTACAATATATTTTACAAACAGTGCATGGAAGCACAAGCTAAAAAAGAAATTTAA